A DNA window from Vespula vulgaris chromosome 18, iyVesVulg1.1, whole genome shotgun sequence contains the following coding sequences:
- the LOC127070313 gene encoding abl interactor 2-like isoform X3, producing MAANVRTEMRIPTRTAPRPPVNSLAQRSNVWGSTNDIFATSLTSQPVQKKKPPPRPPPPKFNQCHTQRDQRDPKSKKPTRPTELLTNFFAWKAAKQEHSNTSRSTFNLSHIPLQSSNANGALSLIDLSPPGSPTFTTRSSSDGVSIDSFGSDGNSNPSVFTSSGNTSQTESAFEDDFDFFGMSNKKFPSNDPWQMKPMSDPFGPIEERNAGALEDVRQIGDTSFFAFNDNPTGKQVPFGRTSSKAIHSVPTIIRPKPPKPPAPKILKKQLEQKISPSTSVQRPVRPLSEPISVDSSYSVNDAWGDDLKDEPSPPMPTIPPPAPPSEYFLRSKNEFEESSGAPYGIALYDFPVTHSDDLPLKEGDVVTLIRVVNDDWMEGRIGNRQGIFPINFLDIKVPLPGLQDNVVVALYPFKGEAMEDLTFEEPKLKFYQDYRTTGCTANTKVEKVSFQLIM from the exons ATGGCCGCGAACGTGAGAACAG AGATGCGGATTCCTACGCGTACCGCCCCTCGTCCACCCGTCAACTCTCTCGCACAAAGAAGCAACGTCTGGGGTAGCAC AAACGACATCTTTGCTACGAGCCTGACCAGCCAACCCGTGCAGAAGAAGAAACCGCCGCCTCGTCCGCCTCCTCCCAAGTTCAATCAGTGCCATACGCAGAGGGATCAGAGGGATCCGAAATCCAAGAAACCT ACCCGACCCACCGAGCTTCTGACGAATTTCTTTGCGTGGAAAGCGGCCAAGCAAGAGCACTCCAATACGTCTCGTTCCACGTTCAATTTATCCCACATCCCGCTGCAGTCTTCCAACGCGAATGGAGCTCTGTCTTTGATCGATCTCAGTCCGCCTGGCTCTCCGACGTTCACCACTCGTTCTAGCAGCGACGGCGTTAGCATAGATAGTTTCGGTAGCGATGGCAACTCCAATCCCTCCGTCTTTACAAGCAGCGGGAATACGTCCCAAACGGAAAGTGCCTTCGAAGACGATTTTGACTTTTTTGGCATGTCCAACAAGAAATTTCCAAGCAACGATCCGTGGCAAATGAAGCCGATGTCGGATCCGTTCGGACCGATAGAGGAAAGAAATGCCGGTGCGCTCGAGGACGTTAGGCAAATCGGAGATACCTCCTTTTTCGCCTTCAACGATAATCCTACGGGGAAGCAAGTGCCTTTTGGACGAACGAGTTCTAAAGCGATTCATTCCGTACCGACGATAATACGTCCGAAACCGCCTAAACCACCGGCGCcgaagatattgaaaaaacaGTTGGAGCAAAAGATAAGTCCGTCGACCAGCGTACAAAGACCCGTAAGACCTCTCAGCGAACCGATATCCGTCGACTCCTCCTATTCCGTGAACGACGCATGGGGCGACGATCTTAAGGACGAGCCTTCGCCTCCGATGCCAACGATCCCACCGCCGGCACCACCCTCGGAATACTTTCTACGATCGAAAAACGAATTTGAG GAAAGTTCTGGTGCACCCTACGGTATCGCGCTTTATGATTTTCCGGTGACGCATTCGGACGATTTGCCCTTGAAGGAAGGCGACGTTGTCACCCTGATAAGAGTTGTCAACGACGATTGGATGGAAGGGAGGATTGGAAATCGACAAGGAATATTTCCCATTAATTTTCTCGACATAAAAGTACCATTGCCTGGATTACAGGACAACGTCGTCGTTGCCTTGTATCCTTTCAAAGGAGAGGCCATGGAAGATTTAACGTTCGAG gagccaaaattaaagtTTTATCAAGACTATCGGACGACTGGTTGTACGGCGAATACAAAGGTAGAAAAGGTCAGTTTCCAACTAATTATGTGA
- the LOC127070315 gene encoding tribbles homolog 2, which produces MRVAATRQHPLQTTRISNNGKFLVNTNNQEVQPPQHRQQQQQQQQQLLLQQQSQISQHHHRHHHHHRYRQHPYQQHHQRQQAAAAALAAAAAAATAAAAAAAANGDENTTAVVPLVGFSSCEPTARNVEHHGPTILGDRFVLLGPAEGSALYRCVDVQTGQQLVAKALSQGDKGCEALLQAHLRLEGTDAASGLAGIVEGSGGRRYLLLEGHHGDLHAYVRARRRLREPEARRLFRQAAKAVATCHEYGVVLRDLKLRKFVFADEAKTQLRLESLEDAVIVDKEDDKLTDRRGCPAYVAPEVLRSGRAYSGKAADIWSLGVLLYTMLVGRYPFNDAEHASLFAKISRGQFAVPECLSPRARCLIRSLLRKEPSERPDAEDVPLHPWLSKPLRLSSPSPSPSPSPSSSSSSATSSSSSSFLSSSSTLSYSSSSFPSGRSASQDQIVPELVNDPRQD; this is translated from the exons ATGAGAGTAGCGGCCACGAGGCAGCATCCTCTACAGACGACACGTATTTCCAACAATGGAAAGTTCCTGGTCAATACGAATAATCAAGAGGTGCAACCTCCGCAGCatcggcagcagcagcagcagcagcagcagcagctgtTGCTCCAGCAACAATCGCAAATATCTCAGCACCACCATcgccatcatcatcatcatcgttatagGCAGCATCCGTATCAGCAACATCATCAACGACAACAAGCGGCAGCGGCTGCGTTGGctgcggcggcggcggcggcgacggcggcggcggcggcggcagcgGCAAACGGCGACGAGAATACGACCGCGGTCGTTCCGCTCGTCGGATTCTCGAGCTGCGAGCCAACGGCACGGAACGTCGAGCATCACGGACCAACCATTCTCGGGGATAGATTCGTTCTTCTTGGTCCGGCGGAAGGCAGTGCCCTTTACAGATGCGTCGACGTACAAACCGGTCAACAGCTTGTCGCCAAG GCGCTGAGTCAAGGCGATAAAGGATGCGAAGCCTTGCTGCAAGCACATCTTCGATTGGAAGGAACGGACGCGGCTAGTGGACTCGCTGGAATCGTCGAAGGCAGCGGTGGTCGCCGTTATCTCCTTTTGGAGGGCCATCACGGAGATTTGCACGCTTACGTTAGAGCACGCAGGAGATTGCGCGAGCCCGAAGCGAGACGACTCTTCCGGCAAGCGGCCAAGGCCGTTGCCACGTGTCACGAGTACGGCGTCGTCCTCAGGGACCTCAAACTTAGGAAGTTTGTCTTTGCCGACGAAGCCAA AACGCAGCTACGATTGGAGAGCCTGGAAGATGCGGTGATCGTGGATAAGGAGGACGACAAGTTGACCGATCGTCGAGGTTGTCCAGCTTACGTCGCGCCGGAAGTTCTCCGATCGGGAAGAGCTTATTCCGGAAAGGCAGCGGACATTTGGTCGCTCGGCGTTCTCCTCTATACGATGCTGGTCGGCCGTTATCCGTTCAACGACGCGGAACACGCTTCGCTCTTTGCGAAAATTTCGCGAGGGCAATTTGCCGTACCGGAGTGTCTCAGTCCGCGCGCAAGGTGTCTCATTCGATCCTTGTTAAGAAAGGAACCGTCGGAGAGACCGGACGCCGAGGACGTACCGCTTCATCCTTGGCTCTCGAAACCTCTCCGTCTTTCTTCGCCCTCGCCCTCGCCCTCGCCCTCGccctcgtcctcctcgtcgtccgcgacctcgtcctcgtcgtcgtccttttTATCGTCCTCGTCCACCTTGTCctactcttcctcctctttcccttCGGGGAGATCCGCTTCTCAGGACCAGATCGTACCGGAGCTCGTTAACGATCCTCGACAAGACTGA
- the LOC127070313 gene encoding SH3 domain-containing protein 19-like isoform X2 has product MRIPTRTAPRPPVNSLAQRSNVWGSTNDIFATSLTSQPVQKKKPPPRPPPPKFNQCHTQRDQRDPKSKKPTRPTELLTNFFAWKAAKQEHSNTSRSTFNLSHIPLQSSNANGALSLIDLSPPGSPTFTTRSSSDGVSIDSFGSDGNSNPSVFTSSGNTSQTESAFEDDFDFFGMSNKKFPSNDPWQMKPMSDPFGPIEERNAGALEDVRQIGDTSFFAFNDNPTGKQVPFGRTSSKAIHSVPTIIRPKPPKPPAPKILKKQLEQKISPSTSVQRPVRPLSEPISVDSSYSVNDAWGDDLKDEPSPPMPTIPPPAPPSEYFLRSKNEFEESSGAPYGIALYDFPVTHSDDLPLKEGDVVTLIRVVNDDWMEGRIGNRQGIFPINFLDIKVPLPGLQDNVVVALYPFKGEAMEDLTFEEGAKIKVLSRLSDDWLYGEYKGRKGQFPTNYVNRIPYSISRST; this is encoded by the exons ATGCGGATTCCTACGCGTACCGCCCCTCGTCCACCCGTCAACTCTCTCGCACAAAGAAGCAACGTCTGGGGTAGCAC AAACGACATCTTTGCTACGAGCCTGACCAGCCAACCCGTGCAGAAGAAGAAACCGCCGCCTCGTCCGCCTCCTCCCAAGTTCAATCAGTGCCATACGCAGAGGGATCAGAGGGATCCGAAATCCAAGAAACCT ACCCGACCCACCGAGCTTCTGACGAATTTCTTTGCGTGGAAAGCGGCCAAGCAAGAGCACTCCAATACGTCTCGTTCCACGTTCAATTTATCCCACATCCCGCTGCAGTCTTCCAACGCGAATGGAGCTCTGTCTTTGATCGATCTCAGTCCGCCTGGCTCTCCGACGTTCACCACTCGTTCTAGCAGCGACGGCGTTAGCATAGATAGTTTCGGTAGCGATGGCAACTCCAATCCCTCCGTCTTTACAAGCAGCGGGAATACGTCCCAAACGGAAAGTGCCTTCGAAGACGATTTTGACTTTTTTGGCATGTCCAACAAGAAATTTCCAAGCAACGATCCGTGGCAAATGAAGCCGATGTCGGATCCGTTCGGACCGATAGAGGAAAGAAATGCCGGTGCGCTCGAGGACGTTAGGCAAATCGGAGATACCTCCTTTTTCGCCTTCAACGATAATCCTACGGGGAAGCAAGTGCCTTTTGGACGAACGAGTTCTAAAGCGATTCATTCCGTACCGACGATAATACGTCCGAAACCGCCTAAACCACCGGCGCcgaagatattgaaaaaacaGTTGGAGCAAAAGATAAGTCCGTCGACCAGCGTACAAAGACCCGTAAGACCTCTCAGCGAACCGATATCCGTCGACTCCTCCTATTCCGTGAACGACGCATGGGGCGACGATCTTAAGGACGAGCCTTCGCCTCCGATGCCAACGATCCCACCGCCGGCACCACCCTCGGAATACTTTCTACGATCGAAAAACGAATTTGAG GAAAGTTCTGGTGCACCCTACGGTATCGCGCTTTATGATTTTCCGGTGACGCATTCGGACGATTTGCCCTTGAAGGAAGGCGACGTTGTCACCCTGATAAGAGTTGTCAACGACGATTGGATGGAAGGGAGGATTGGAAATCGACAAGGAATATTTCCCATTAATTTTCTCGACATAAAAGTACCATTGCCTGGATTACAGGACAACGTCGTCGTTGCCTTGTATCCTTTCAAAGGAGAGGCCATGGAAGATTTAACGTTCGAG gaaggagccaaaattaaagtTTTATCAAGACTATCGGACGACTGGTTGTACGGCGAATACAAAGGTAGAAAAGGTCAGTTTCCAACTAATTATGTGAATAGAATTCCATACAGTATTTCACGTTCAACATAA
- the LOC127070313 gene encoding SH3 domain-containing protein 19-like isoform X1, producing the protein MAANVRTEMRIPTRTAPRPPVNSLAQRSNVWGSTNDIFATSLTSQPVQKKKPPPRPPPPKFNQCHTQRDQRDPKSKKPTRPTELLTNFFAWKAAKQEHSNTSRSTFNLSHIPLQSSNANGALSLIDLSPPGSPTFTTRSSSDGVSIDSFGSDGNSNPSVFTSSGNTSQTESAFEDDFDFFGMSNKKFPSNDPWQMKPMSDPFGPIEERNAGALEDVRQIGDTSFFAFNDNPTGKQVPFGRTSSKAIHSVPTIIRPKPPKPPAPKILKKQLEQKISPSTSVQRPVRPLSEPISVDSSYSVNDAWGDDLKDEPSPPMPTIPPPAPPSEYFLRSKNEFEESSGAPYGIALYDFPVTHSDDLPLKEGDVVTLIRVVNDDWMEGRIGNRQGIFPINFLDIKVPLPGLQDNVVVALYPFKGEAMEDLTFEEGAKIKVLSRLSDDWLYGEYKGRKGQFPTNYVNRIPYSISRST; encoded by the exons ATGGCCGCGAACGTGAGAACAG AGATGCGGATTCCTACGCGTACCGCCCCTCGTCCACCCGTCAACTCTCTCGCACAAAGAAGCAACGTCTGGGGTAGCAC AAACGACATCTTTGCTACGAGCCTGACCAGCCAACCCGTGCAGAAGAAGAAACCGCCGCCTCGTCCGCCTCCTCCCAAGTTCAATCAGTGCCATACGCAGAGGGATCAGAGGGATCCGAAATCCAAGAAACCT ACCCGACCCACCGAGCTTCTGACGAATTTCTTTGCGTGGAAAGCGGCCAAGCAAGAGCACTCCAATACGTCTCGTTCCACGTTCAATTTATCCCACATCCCGCTGCAGTCTTCCAACGCGAATGGAGCTCTGTCTTTGATCGATCTCAGTCCGCCTGGCTCTCCGACGTTCACCACTCGTTCTAGCAGCGACGGCGTTAGCATAGATAGTTTCGGTAGCGATGGCAACTCCAATCCCTCCGTCTTTACAAGCAGCGGGAATACGTCCCAAACGGAAAGTGCCTTCGAAGACGATTTTGACTTTTTTGGCATGTCCAACAAGAAATTTCCAAGCAACGATCCGTGGCAAATGAAGCCGATGTCGGATCCGTTCGGACCGATAGAGGAAAGAAATGCCGGTGCGCTCGAGGACGTTAGGCAAATCGGAGATACCTCCTTTTTCGCCTTCAACGATAATCCTACGGGGAAGCAAGTGCCTTTTGGACGAACGAGTTCTAAAGCGATTCATTCCGTACCGACGATAATACGTCCGAAACCGCCTAAACCACCGGCGCcgaagatattgaaaaaacaGTTGGAGCAAAAGATAAGTCCGTCGACCAGCGTACAAAGACCCGTAAGACCTCTCAGCGAACCGATATCCGTCGACTCCTCCTATTCCGTGAACGACGCATGGGGCGACGATCTTAAGGACGAGCCTTCGCCTCCGATGCCAACGATCCCACCGCCGGCACCACCCTCGGAATACTTTCTACGATCGAAAAACGAATTTGAG GAAAGTTCTGGTGCACCCTACGGTATCGCGCTTTATGATTTTCCGGTGACGCATTCGGACGATTTGCCCTTGAAGGAAGGCGACGTTGTCACCCTGATAAGAGTTGTCAACGACGATTGGATGGAAGGGAGGATTGGAAATCGACAAGGAATATTTCCCATTAATTTTCTCGACATAAAAGTACCATTGCCTGGATTACAGGACAACGTCGTCGTTGCCTTGTATCCTTTCAAAGGAGAGGCCATGGAAGATTTAACGTTCGAG gaaggagccaaaattaaagtTTTATCAAGACTATCGGACGACTGGTTGTACGGCGAATACAAAGGTAGAAAAGGTCAGTTTCCAACTAATTATGTGAATAGAATTCCATACAGTATTTCACGTTCAACATAA